One Brevibacillus choshinensis genomic window carries:
- a CDS encoding IS3 family transposase (programmed frameshift), producing MATRVSYPVEIKMKAIEMRLAGVTKKQIMQELNIKNKTQIQQWMRWYRSGDVHRLQQPVGKQYSFGRGPMYDSELEQVKAENRFLKQQLDVPKKVRGVGKEVSPEVIVPWMESIRGQVSVSQACAWLGIPRSTYYRWKAAYGKRNEDLVVGKIRQLCIQHKFRYGYRKITALMRAEMSINHKRVQRIMQREQLQCRVKVKKRKTTGQPSYVADHLLLRQFQASAPMQKLVTDITYLPYGSKLLYLSSIMDLYNGEIVAYSISDKQDTSLVLDTLYQLPDQPGMMLHSDQGSVYTSQAYQAAVKGKGITMSMSRKGTPADNAPIESFHSTLKSETFYLDNFICTTTAIVVQIVQNYIHYYNSIRIQTKLNNQSPIQFRQLAA from the exons TTGGCAACAAGAGTTAGTTATCCCGTAGAAATTAAAATGAAAGCAATTGAAATGCGTCTTGCAGGCGTCACCAAAAAGCAGATCATGCAAGAACTAAATATAAAAAATAAGACCCAAATTCAACAGTGGATGCGCTGGTATCGTAGTGGAGACGTTCATCGTCTTCAGCAACCTGTAGGAAAGCAATACAGTTTTGGAAGAGGGCCGATGTACGATTCTGAACTGGAACAGGTCAAAGCAGAGAATCGTTTTCTAAAACAACAACTGGACGTTC CTAAAAAAGTTAGAGGAGTGGGAAAGGAGGTGTCACCAGAAGTAATCGTTCCTTGGATGGAGTCCATTCGTGGGCAAGTAAGTGTGAGCCAAGCTTGCGCGTGGCTTGGTATCCCTCGTTCTACCTACTACCGTTGGAAAGCTGCATACGGGAAAAGAAACGAGGATCTCGTTGTGGGAAAGATTCGGCAATTATGTATTCAACATAAGTTCCGTTATGGGTATAGAAAGATTACAGCTCTGATGCGAGCTGAGATGTCTATTAATCATAAACGAGTACAACGTATCATGCAGCGTGAACAACTACAATGCCGAGTGAAGGTGAAGAAACGCAAGACAACAGGTCAACCTTCTTATGTAGCAGATCATCTCCTGCTGCGACAATTTCAAGCAAGTGCCCCAATGCAGAAATTAGTGACCGACATTACTTATTTACCTTACGGAAGTAAACTTTTATATTTATCGAGCATCATGGACTTGTACAACGGTGAGATTGTGGCATACAGTATTTCTGACAAGCAAGACACATCGTTAGTCCTCGATACGCTATATCAACTGCCAGACCAACCTGGAATGATGCTTCATAGCGATCAGGGCAGCGTGTATACGTCTCAGGCGTATCAAGCAGCAGTAAAGGGAAAAGGCATTACCATGAGCATGTCCCGTAAGGGTACGCCCGCTGATAATGCCCCCATCGAGTCGTTTCATTCCACACTAAAGTCTGAAACGTTCTATCTCGATAATTTTATCTGTACGACGACGGCCATCGTTGTACAGATTGTCCAAAACTACATTCATTACTATAACTCAATTCGCATTCAAACGAAACTAAACAACCAGTCACCGATTCAATTTCGGCAACTGGCTGCTTAA
- a CDS encoding HlyD family secretion protein, whose translation MHKWSYVWVGAALMTVLSGCGTVQPVALSGAVNPGQSTARAADQTRSFAGVVEGIEEVAIFAKSPGRVAAVLKDTGDEIDAGAPLFALEQEELAASLRIAKADLALAKAKWEEAKKGTRTEEVQYAEAGWQQANQKYLDVKNGKRPEEMAQLEAAYQSAKAVRDLNAAKRDRIQALYVQGAVSKQALEDAQSACSQAEAQFRRSEEDLALAKQGATQATLQALQANVEQMKAMADKAKNGATPEQIAQYSAGVERAQAVVDNAEYQLKNAAVKSPIKGYVSAKIIHAGEMISPNAAAMTVVNTEKVYVVIGAAQKDLERFYIGKEVDVAVDALHKTVRGKVERISPKADAGTDTFTVKVVIENKEGALRSGMTGIVSL comes from the coding sequence ATGCATAAATGGAGTTATGTATGGGTGGGAGCGGCTCTGATGACAGTGCTTTCCGGTTGCGGCACGGTGCAGCCTGTCGCATTGAGCGGGGCTGTGAATCCGGGCCAGTCGACTGCACGAGCGGCAGATCAGACCCGCTCATTTGCCGGAGTGGTGGAGGGAATCGAGGAAGTGGCGATTTTCGCCAAGTCCCCGGGAAGAGTCGCAGCCGTTCTCAAGGACACCGGAGATGAAATTGACGCTGGGGCTCCGTTGTTTGCCCTGGAACAGGAAGAGCTGGCTGCGAGTCTGCGGATCGCCAAAGCGGATTTGGCGCTGGCGAAGGCGAAATGGGAGGAAGCGAAAAAGGGGACGCGCACCGAGGAAGTGCAATATGCTGAGGCTGGATGGCAGCAGGCCAATCAGAAATACCTGGACGTGAAAAACGGCAAACGTCCGGAAGAAATGGCACAGCTCGAAGCAGCCTATCAATCGGCGAAAGCGGTTCGGGATCTGAATGCTGCCAAACGTGATCGGATACAAGCGCTTTATGTTCAGGGAGCCGTATCCAAGCAGGCTTTGGAGGATGCCCAGTCCGCCTGCTCCCAGGCGGAGGCACAATTCCGGCGGAGCGAAGAGGATTTGGCCCTTGCAAAGCAAGGGGCGACACAGGCGACCTTGCAAGCGCTGCAAGCCAACGTGGAGCAGATGAAGGCGATGGCTGACAAGGCCAAAAACGGTGCGACGCCGGAGCAGATCGCCCAGTACTCCGCTGGAGTGGAGCGGGCGCAAGCGGTGGTAGACAATGCGGAATACCAGCTGAAAAATGCGGCAGTCAAAAGCCCGATCAAAGGATACGTGAGCGCCAAAATCATTCATGCAGGCGAGATGATCAGCCCGAATGCCGCTGCGATGACCGTGGTCAATACGGAAAAGGTCTACGTGGTGATTGGTGCAGCACAGAAAGATCTGGAGCGCTTTTATATTGGAAAAGAAGTCGATGTGGCCGTGGACGCGCTGCACAAGACGGTCCGCGGCAAGGTGGAGAGAATCAGTCCCAAAGCGGATGCGGGCACGGACACGTTTACTGTCAAAGTCGTCATCGAAAACAAAGAGGGAGCTCTTCGCTCCGGAATGACGGGGATCGTCAGCCTGTGA
- a CDS encoding DHA2 family efflux MFS transporter permease subunit yields MNPQESFWPGVFAIVLGTFMAVLDTSIVNVAIPEMMHVFGASTEEIQWVITIYTLTMAAVIPLAGYVGVRFGSKKSYLASLFLFTLGSLLCGLAWSNGSMIAARVIQAAGGGLMMTIGQSMIQLVVPREKMGPAMGIFGISVFVAPAVGPTLSGYFVQHMDWRLIFTVNLPFGILAMLLVWRFLREGEVKKDHPFDAAGFLWSAAALVSLLLAVTKGEEKGWDSFFIVSLFLTALISGAMFVARELTTRYPLVDIRLFAKRDFTLGLLVNSMIMVGNFGVIYLLPIYSENMLGKTAMDTGMLMLPQAIASGIVTPISGMLAARVGLKPMIVVGLTFCLVPGFLISHVDLNTDVSTLHWLLAIRGIGLGMCLMTSMQIPLLSVGDPARVPAASVITNVSRQVATSMGIAGLISLFSRRSAEHAVHASEQVTATQPVVQSTLEQWQQMYAAKGLSVQEAAASALQLMGQLVKKYAGIAALQDSLLVAALIMVAALLLMLIVKENKDALQASPESKSQPAMLE; encoded by the coding sequence ATGAATCCGCAGGAAAGCTTTTGGCCCGGAGTGTTTGCCATCGTGCTGGGGACATTCATGGCCGTGCTGGATACGAGCATCGTCAATGTCGCCATCCCCGAAATGATGCACGTGTTTGGTGCATCTACGGAGGAGATTCAGTGGGTCATCACCATCTACACGCTGACGATGGCCGCCGTCATACCGCTCGCGGGCTACGTCGGAGTACGATTTGGAAGCAAGAAAAGCTATCTGGCCAGCCTGTTTCTTTTTACGCTCGGCTCGCTCCTGTGCGGCCTGGCATGGAGCAACGGAAGCATGATCGCCGCGCGTGTGATTCAGGCGGCAGGCGGCGGGCTGATGATGACGATCGGCCAGTCGATGATCCAACTGGTGGTGCCTCGGGAAAAGATGGGGCCGGCCATGGGCATATTCGGAATATCTGTGTTTGTCGCTCCGGCGGTAGGGCCGACGCTGAGCGGTTATTTCGTTCAGCATATGGATTGGAGGTTGATCTTTACAGTCAATCTTCCATTCGGGATTTTGGCTATGCTGCTGGTTTGGCGGTTTTTGCGGGAGGGCGAAGTGAAAAAGGATCATCCCTTCGACGCTGCTGGCTTCCTCTGGTCGGCTGCGGCTCTGGTCAGTCTGCTCCTGGCTGTCACCAAAGGAGAGGAAAAGGGCTGGGATTCCTTCTTTATCGTCTCGCTGTTTCTCACGGCGCTGATCAGCGGCGCCATGTTTGTAGCCCGAGAGCTTACGACAAGATATCCACTGGTCGATATCCGACTGTTCGCCAAGCGAGACTTTACGCTGGGGCTGCTCGTGAACAGCATGATCATGGTGGGGAATTTTGGCGTCATCTATTTGCTGCCGATTTACTCCGAGAACATGCTTGGCAAAACAGCCATGGATACAGGCATGCTGATGCTGCCGCAGGCGATCGCATCAGGGATCGTCACTCCGATCAGCGGTATGCTGGCAGCGAGAGTCGGTCTGAAGCCGATGATCGTGGTGGGGTTGACCTTTTGCCTCGTCCCTGGATTTTTGATCTCCCACGTGGATTTGAATACGGATGTCTCTACGCTTCATTGGCTTTTGGCCATTCGCGGCATTGGACTCGGCATGTGCTTGATGACCTCGATGCAAATACCGCTGCTCTCCGTCGGCGATCCCGCCAGGGTCCCGGCTGCCTCCGTCATTACCAACGTTTCGCGGCAAGTCGCTACCTCTATGGGGATCGCCGGATTGATCAGTCTGTTTTCGAGGCGCAGCGCAGAGCATGCGGTCCATGCCAGCGAACAGGTGACGGCGACGCAGCCTGTCGTGCAGTCGACCTTGGAGCAGTGGCAGCAAATGTACGCGGCAAAAGGATTGTCCGTACAGGAAGCAGCTGCATCCGCCTTGCAGCTCATGGGCCAGCTCGTCAAAAAATACGCTGGAATTGCGGCACTGCAGGACAGCTTGCTCGTCGCGGCGCTGATCATGGTCGCCGCGCTGCTTCTCATGCTGATCGTGAAAGAAAACAAAGACGCGCTGCAAGCATCACCAGAATCAAAATCCCAGCCTGCCATGCTGGAGTAA
- a CDS encoding HlyD family secretion protein: MEKKKPNRKLIFLAVVLMIAGVVGYYGYQGYYYVKTEDAMVTGDIYKIAPKVAGKLGSVQVDEGSEVQSGQIIAEQEQVNVSTPNQLENVTIRSPISGVILQRAAKAGEVVGAGNTIALVVDKRQLYVQANVEETEAGYIRIGQEADIELDMYPGRTFKGTVTKIGEATQSTFSLLPPTNAGGNFTKVTQRIPIKIAFTEGPYDFQPGLNAKVTIRVR; the protein is encoded by the coding sequence ATGGAAAAAAAGAAGCCGAATCGGAAGCTCATTTTCCTTGCAGTCGTGTTGATGATTGCGGGAGTCGTCGGGTATTACGGCTATCAGGGCTACTATTACGTGAAGACAGAAGACGCGATGGTCACAGGTGATATATACAAGATCGCGCCAAAAGTTGCTGGAAAGCTGGGGAGCGTACAGGTCGACGAAGGCAGCGAGGTGCAGAGCGGCCAGATCATTGCCGAGCAGGAGCAGGTCAATGTCTCGACCCCTAATCAGCTGGAAAATGTAACGATCCGCTCGCCGATCAGCGGGGTCATTTTGCAACGGGCCGCCAAAGCGGGAGAAGTCGTGGGAGCGGGAAATACGATCGCACTGGTCGTAGATAAACGCCAGCTGTATGTGCAGGCAAACGTGGAAGAGACGGAAGCAGGGTACATTCGGATCGGGCAAGAGGCAGACATCGAGCTGGATATGTACCCCGGCCGCACCTTCAAAGGGACCGTCACCAAAATCGGAGAAGCGACCCAATCGACCTTTTCCCTGCTGCCGCCCACCAACGCGGGGGGCAACTTCACCAAGGTGACACAAAGGATTCCAATCAAGATCGCTTTTACAGAAGGTCCCTATGATTTTCAGCCGGGCTTGAATGCCAAGGTCACCATTCGCGTGAGATAA
- a CDS encoding amine oxidase, whose protein sequence is MILTLFWIFVDLIPFFVAFQVEPPALGFAIGFVLAVLIYLFQKKRFGEVTTIITIKVFYFFCGFWIALLLPSFHLFDFTQLFMYGILTLASVLSLIAKKPFTLQYAKKVVPVEFTTHRLFLVSNFWLTVIWAAAFALSLICSVLYAMRLVSGDIGVTLVHVWNLIGLAATILVRPIAKRIFLNKQG, encoded by the coding sequence ATGATTCTCACGTTGTTCTGGATTTTTGTCGATTTGATTCCCTTTTTTGTTGCCTTTCAGGTAGAGCCGCCTGCCCTCGGATTTGCCATCGGTTTTGTGCTTGCTGTCCTGATCTATTTGTTTCAAAAAAAGAGGTTCGGGGAAGTCACAACGATCATTACCATCAAAGTTTTTTACTTCTTCTGCGGTTTCTGGATCGCTTTGCTGCTGCCTTCGTTTCATCTGTTCGATTTTACCCAGCTGTTCATGTACGGAATTTTGACTCTGGCTTCCGTCCTTTCACTGATCGCCAAAAAGCCCTTCACTCTTCAGTACGCGAAGAAAGTGGTTCCTGTTGAATTTACGACCCACCGCTTGTTCCTGGTCTCTAATTTCTGGCTCACCGTGATTTGGGCAGCGGCGTTTGCATTGTCCTTGATCTGTTCCGTCCTGTATGCGATGAGGCTCGTTTCCGGCGATATCGGAGTGACACTGGTGCATGTCTGGAATCTGATCGGTCTGGCAGCTACGATTTTGGTACGACCGATTGCCAAACGCATTTTCTTGAATAAACAAGGGTAA
- a CDS encoding phosphatase PAP2 family protein, which produces MNQSKHAMLSRTTKRYVGFCLLFLVAFVTGFAKLGDEMLEQELRVFDSAVIGWVQSGISPNLTSFMLFMTFLGSTWTLLTVAVVSACLMWWQKKRWEALFLLFALGGGVLFNLLLKWSYHRERPSFLRLVEEKGYSFPSGHSMASFILYGMLCIFLYMFVVSRAVKVTIVTLAVALIFLIGTSRIYLGVHYPSDVVAGYAAGGAWVAICLLGLRIVVEKRRL; this is translated from the coding sequence ATGAATCAGTCGAAGCACGCCATGCTCTCCAGAACAACCAAAAGATATGTCGGGTTCTGCCTCCTGTTTCTTGTCGCATTTGTAACGGGGTTTGCCAAATTGGGGGACGAGATGCTCGAACAGGAGCTTCGCGTATTTGATTCTGCAGTGATCGGTTGGGTCCAATCGGGGATCTCGCCAAATCTGACATCTTTCATGCTGTTCATGACGTTCCTCGGGTCTACGTGGACGCTTTTGACGGTGGCCGTCGTCAGCGCATGCCTGATGTGGTGGCAAAAAAAGAGATGGGAGGCCCTTTTTCTGTTGTTTGCCCTTGGTGGAGGCGTCCTGTTTAACCTGTTGCTCAAATGGAGCTATCATCGGGAGAGACCGTCATTTCTGAGGTTGGTGGAGGAAAAAGGATACAGTTTTCCGAGCGGACATTCCATGGCTTCTTTTATCTTGTACGGGATGCTTTGCATTTTTCTGTACATGTTCGTGGTTTCCCGTGCGGTAAAGGTGACGATCGTGACCTTGGCGGTGGCATTGATTTTCCTCATCGGAACGAGCCGCATCTATCTGGGAGTCCATTACCCCAGCGATGTCGTTGCCGGCTATGCCGCAGGAGGAGCATGGGTAGCGATCTGTTTGCTTGGGCTGAGAATCGTGGTCGAAAAAAGGAGGCTGTAA
- a CDS encoding DedA family protein, producing MEQHLDLFVMKYGYVGIFFALALGVLGIPIPDEVLMTYAGYAVSRGVLNMPYTILSAFLGASAGITISYFIGLKWGLPLLIKVGPYIHISPKKIEATQKLFARYGSYLLLVGYFLPGIRHISAYLAGISSMDYRRFAGFSYAGALIWSMTFLLLGKALQKEWFKVVVYIRHYGITFLLVAAALALAAYLLVKWRQNIRSG from the coding sequence GTGGAACAGCATCTGGATTTGTTTGTGATGAAATACGGATATGTGGGGATTTTTTTTGCGTTGGCGCTTGGGGTTCTGGGAATTCCGATCCCTGATGAAGTGCTGATGACGTACGCCGGATATGCGGTTTCTCGGGGAGTGCTGAACATGCCGTACACGATTCTCAGCGCTTTTCTGGGAGCGTCAGCGGGCATCACCATCAGTTACTTCATTGGCTTGAAATGGGGGCTTCCGCTGCTGATCAAGGTGGGGCCGTATATCCACATTTCACCGAAGAAGATTGAGGCCACCCAAAAGCTGTTTGCACGCTACGGTTCGTACTTGCTGCTCGTCGGCTATTTTTTGCCGGGCATTCGTCACATATCTGCGTATTTGGCTGGAATATCGTCGATGGATTACCGACGTTTTGCCGGCTTTTCCTATGCCGGAGCTCTCATCTGGAGCATGACCTTTCTCTTGCTGGGCAAAGCACTCCAGAAGGAATGGTTCAAAGTAGTCGTCTACATCCGGCACTATGGCATTACGTTTTTGCTGGTTGCCGCCGCACTTGCTCTCGCTGCCTATCTTCTCGTGAAATGGCGCCAAAACATCCGGTCAGGCTGA
- a CDS encoding DUF1254 domain-containing protein, translating into MKRALRYAMSTILSISLSLFPSSARHAESAQGPTVNPLQRLSQSQEELAYTLGVQAYIYGYPLVVTAKTMGDMTRSLAPLNQFGYMESLASPAFRAIVTPNSDTLYLNAWLDLSQTPVLLQVPENPENRYYTVQMLDAYTNTFHNESNRLTKGKARQSVIVGPNWKGSLPPNLPTIHAPTNTVWLIGRVEVKGEQDLSKAIAFEKQIQIKALVPGSPRTSPEVPKNALTSLDFYRVMTDVIRKNPPPACDHVLLNQFALAGIDVQSGFDPAKLTPAKLAGLKRALQDAPNIVQNGFPPYATFQNGWGSFSPIGTYGDQFLARAFIAFTGLAANVPEEEAYYRAFTDSKNLPLSGDKAYTLHFEPSEVPKTSAFWSINVYNDQLYLAQTEANRSSVRSNNGTLRLNPDGSLDIAIQKSPPANQQVNWLPVPAGRFNLVLRVFAPEPGTLGPQHTWPAIRENR; encoded by the coding sequence ATGAAAAGAGCGCTTCGCTACGCCATGTCAACAATCCTATCCATCTCCCTTAGCTTGTTTCCATCATCTGCGCGACATGCGGAATCTGCTCAAGGACCTACTGTCAATCCGCTGCAGCGGCTCTCCCAATCCCAGGAAGAGCTCGCCTACACTCTGGGAGTGCAAGCGTATATCTACGGCTATCCTCTCGTCGTTACAGCCAAAACGATGGGTGACATGACGCGCAGCCTGGCACCGCTCAACCAGTTTGGCTACATGGAATCACTGGCTTCTCCAGCATTTCGCGCCATCGTCACTCCCAACTCCGATACTCTCTACCTGAACGCGTGGCTAGATTTATCGCAAACGCCTGTCCTGCTCCAGGTGCCGGAGAACCCCGAAAACCGATACTACACCGTGCAAATGCTGGACGCCTACACCAATACGTTTCACAATGAATCCAATCGCCTGACGAAGGGAAAAGCGCGGCAAAGCGTCATCGTCGGGCCCAACTGGAAAGGCTCGCTGCCACCCAACCTGCCTACGATTCACGCGCCTACGAATACCGTTTGGCTCATCGGCCGAGTCGAGGTGAAGGGAGAGCAGGACCTTTCCAAAGCGATCGCCTTTGAAAAACAGATTCAGATCAAGGCTCTTGTGCCCGGCTCGCCTCGCACCTCTCCGGAAGTGCCGAAGAACGCGCTGACTTCCCTGGATTTCTATCGGGTGATGACCGATGTGATTCGTAAAAACCCTCCTCCCGCCTGTGATCATGTTCTGCTCAACCAATTCGCGTTGGCAGGGATTGATGTCCAATCAGGGTTTGATCCAGCAAAACTCACCCCAGCGAAGCTCGCCGGATTGAAGCGTGCGCTGCAAGATGCCCCGAACATCGTCCAAAACGGATTTCCTCCCTATGCGACCTTCCAAAATGGCTGGGGTTCTTTTTCGCCAATCGGCACGTATGGCGACCAGTTTTTGGCCAGGGCTTTTATCGCCTTTACCGGACTCGCTGCCAACGTTCCCGAAGAGGAAGCCTACTACCGCGCCTTTACGGACAGCAAGAACCTGCCGCTATCCGGCGATAAGGCGTACACGCTCCATTTTGAACCGAGCGAGGTACCCAAGACGTCAGCTTTCTGGTCCATCAATGTGTACAACGATCAGCTGTACCTGGCGCAGACCGAAGCCAATCGTTCGTCAGTTCGAAGCAATAACGGCACTTTGCGACTCAATCCCGACGGTTCACTCGACATCGCCATTCAAAAATCCCCTCCAGCCAACCAGCAGGTCAATTGGCTGCCGGTTCCCGCAGGTCGCTTTAATCTCGTCCTGCGAGTCTTTGCACCAGAGCCGGGAACGCTTGGGCCGCAGCACACCTGGCCAGCCATTCGGGAAAACCGCTAG
- a CDS encoding RNA polymerase sigma-70 factor, producing the protein MEALYQKYKGLLFRLAYQMTGSAADAEDIVQDVFLKVHDVKWEQIEEPKAYLCKMTTNRCLDLLKSARKKRELYTGPWLPEPVSATYTDSYESVLQKDLLSYAMLVLLERLSPGERAVFVLREALAFDYHDIAALVGKSEANCRKIISRAKSKMGLAPDEPIPADDKEISHEWFDRFLSALANGKIDTLLTLLANDAELISDGGGKVSAALRPIVTGERVAQFLFGIMRKFVEGEELRVELVALNGGQTALALYLGGRLDSVTFLHVEQEAIRHLYLVRNPDKLKYVEGSINPL; encoded by the coding sequence GTGGAGGCTTTGTACCAGAAATATAAAGGGCTGCTTTTTCGGCTTGCTTATCAAATGACCGGCTCCGCTGCGGATGCAGAAGATATCGTCCAGGACGTGTTCCTCAAGGTCCACGATGTCAAGTGGGAGCAAATCGAAGAGCCGAAAGCCTACTTGTGCAAGATGACGACCAACCGCTGCCTCGATCTGCTCAAATCCGCACGCAAAAAGCGGGAGCTCTACACAGGTCCGTGGCTTCCGGAGCCTGTCTCTGCGACCTACACCGACAGCTATGAATCCGTCCTCCAAAAAGACCTGCTATCGTACGCGATGCTCGTCCTGCTGGAGCGGCTCTCCCCGGGTGAACGCGCGGTGTTTGTCCTGCGAGAGGCCCTGGCTTTTGACTATCATGACATTGCGGCACTGGTCGGGAAGAGCGAAGCGAATTGCCGCAAGATCATCAGCCGCGCCAAGAGCAAAATGGGTCTGGCGCCTGATGAACCGATTCCTGCGGACGACAAGGAAATCAGCCACGAGTGGTTCGATCGATTTTTGTCTGCCCTTGCGAACGGCAAGATCGATACGCTGCTCACCCTGCTGGCAAACGATGCGGAACTGATCTCCGACGGCGGAGGAAAAGTATCTGCCGCGCTTCGTCCGATCGTCACAGGAGAACGTGTGGCCCAGTTCCTGTTCGGCATCATGCGCAAGTTTGTCGAGGGCGAGGAGCTGCGCGTAGAGCTCGTCGCGCTGAATGGTGGGCAGACGGCGCTCGCCCTGTACCTGGGAGGAAGATTGGACAGTGTCACGTTCCTCCATGTGGAGCAAGAAGCCATCCGTCATCTCTACCTGGTCCGTAACCCGGATAAGCTGAAGTATGTCGAAGGAAGCATAAACCCCCTTTAA
- a CDS encoding NAD(P)/FAD-dependent oxidoreductase, producing the protein MKEITCIVVGGGHAGIHAVREIQKTLKNRPVRLVLIDQNPHHLRKVLLFKPAVEQTDVVIPLQTLFPEEVEVVQGTVKNVDGTERKLRYADEAGKEQTLSYDMLILAVGSQARQAAREQGGVTLTDVQAAKAIRQQWKANMQQAVHERDPRERQRLLTLAVAGAGITGIEMSAEFAYAMRVEANRLGIDASDVRVLLINSQERLFPEGPLKMARKLEQLLAEGGVSVMHKQKVLHEQAGLLTLSTGRTIPVGLCVWSLGLVPNPHLGQMGLPLTAEGQVEVDASYRVVGTTGVYSIGDCARIVDSATGRADRMTCKEGTGQAARLAHIVLADLDGHSAPTHKSYMDFYCIGLGPQRGIVWTRQWGLDIILTGKLGWKLREFTWNVASMVK; encoded by the coding sequence ATGAAAGAGATCACATGTATCGTTGTCGGTGGAGGACACGCAGGCATTCATGCGGTGCGCGAGATCCAAAAGACGTTGAAGAACCGTCCCGTACGGTTGGTTCTCATCGATCAAAACCCCCATCACCTGCGCAAAGTCCTTCTTTTTAAACCAGCGGTGGAGCAGACGGATGTAGTCATTCCACTTCAAACGCTGTTTCCGGAAGAGGTCGAGGTCGTGCAGGGCACGGTGAAAAACGTAGATGGTACCGAACGGAAGCTGCGATACGCAGACGAAGCCGGGAAGGAGCAGACGCTGAGCTACGACATGTTGATCCTGGCCGTGGGCAGCCAGGCGAGGCAAGCAGCGAGGGAGCAAGGAGGGGTGACGTTGACGGATGTGCAGGCTGCAAAGGCCATTCGCCAGCAGTGGAAGGCGAACATGCAGCAAGCCGTGCATGAGCGAGATCCTCGGGAGCGGCAGCGCTTGCTTACGCTGGCGGTGGCCGGAGCGGGCATCACGGGAATCGAGATGTCAGCTGAATTTGCATATGCGATGCGTGTGGAGGCGAATAGACTGGGCATCGACGCGAGTGACGTCCGCGTTTTGCTCATCAACTCGCAAGAGCGGCTGTTTCCGGAGGGGCCGCTCAAGATGGCAAGAAAGCTGGAACAACTGCTCGCGGAAGGCGGCGTGAGCGTCATGCACAAACAAAAGGTGCTGCATGAGCAGGCCGGGCTGCTGACCTTATCTACCGGGCGCACCATCCCAGTCGGGCTTTGCGTATGGTCTCTCGGTCTTGTGCCGAATCCGCATTTAGGTCAAATGGGGCTGCCGCTGACTGCAGAGGGACAGGTAGAAGTGGATGCGTCTTACCGTGTCGTCGGGACAACGGGCGTATACAGCATCGGGGATTGCGCCCGCATCGTGGATTCCGCCACAGGACGGGCAGACCGCATGACTTGCAAAGAGGGTACCGGACAGGCGGCTAGGCTTGCCCATATTGTATTGGCTGACTTGGATGGGCATTCCGCTCCCACTCATAAGAGCTACATGGATTTCTACTGCATCGGTCTGGGGCCGCAGCGGGGCATTGTTTGGACGCGGCAATGGGGGCTGGATATCATTTTGACTGGAAAGCTCGGATGGAAGCTTCGAGAATTCACTTGGAATGTTGCGAGTATGGTAAAATGA